CGTGGGCTTCGGGTTGAATTTCGTCCTGCTCGTGCTGGTCTGGAGCACGATCGCCGCCCCGGCGGCCGCCAGCTCCCCGGTCGCTCCGGAAACCTTCGCCACGGTGCTCGGGTCGAGTACGAACATCGTCATCGCCAGCCTGGCGGCCTATCTGGTGAGCCAGAACTGGGACGTGCTGGTCTTTCACGCCCTGCGTGAGCGCACCGACGGGGCCCATCTCTGGCTGCGAAACATCGCGTCGACGGGCACGAGTCAGCTCCTCGATACCGTGATCTTCGTCGGCCTGGGCTTCTATCTAATCCCGCGCTTTCTCGGGACCGGGGATCCGGCCCCACTCGCCGTGGTCGCGTCGCTTCTGGTCGGGCAGTACCTCCTGAAACTCCTCATCGCCGTCCTCGATACGCCCTTTGTCTACCTCGTCGTCGGCGCGCTCCGCCGACGGGAACAGGGCAGCCGTGCCGCGTCGGCGGCCGATTAGACTGGTTCGGCGAACCCGAACCGTGGTTTCACGCCGGTCACTTCGAC
This region of Halodesulfurarchaeum sp. HSR-GB genomic DNA includes:
- a CDS encoding queuosine precursor transporter, whose amino-acid sequence is MTRQAMPAPQVALIGLFVTALITAQLTASKVLGFELPFAIPVAGETLALPGAALAYALTFFASDVYAELYGRNAAQILVNVGFGLNFVLLVLVWSTIAAPAAASSPVAPETFATVLGSSTNIVIASLAAYLVSQNWDVLVFHALRERTDGAHLWLRNIASTGTSQLLDTVIFVGLGFYLIPRFLGTGDPAPLAVVASLLVGQYLLKLLIAVLDTPFVYLVVGALRRREQGSRAASAAD